A single window of Ignavibacteriales bacterium DNA harbors:
- the folK gene encoding 2-amino-4-hydroxy-6-hydroxymethyldihydropteridine diphosphokinase: MVNNIFLALGSNKGNRLEFIYSAVRKINENDSCKVLKCSSIYETTPYGIVDQPNFLNAVIAISSDFNIIELLQFVKHLEKNIGRTESLEKWGEREIDVDIIFYNDVIYTGDMLVIPHPESLKRDFVIIPLLEIAPDFIFPGMQKKIMELDLSSIENHIIRKSDFAINI, translated from the coding sequence ATGGTAAATAATATTTTCTTAGCACTCGGTTCTAATAAAGGGAACAGACTGGAATTCATTTATAGTGCTGTTCGTAAAATAAATGAAAATGATTCTTGTAAGGTTCTTAAATGTTCTTCAATTTATGAAACCACGCCTTACGGAATTGTTGATCAACCGAATTTTCTAAATGCTGTGATTGCAATTAGTTCCGATTTTAATATTATTGAACTGCTTCAGTTTGTAAAGCATTTGGAAAAAAATATCGGTAGAACTGAATCGTTAGAAAAATGGGGAGAACGTGAAATTGATGTTGATATTATTTTCTATAATGACGTAATTTATACCGGAGATATGCTCGTTATTCCGCATCCGGAATCTTTGAAACGTGATTTTGTTATTATTCCATTATTAGAAATCGCACCGGATTTCATCTTTCCGGGTATGCAGAAAAAAATAATGGAGTTAGATCTTTCTTCAATCGAGAACCATATTATTCGTAAATCAGATTTCGCAATTAATATATAA
- the folB gene encoding dihydroneopterin aldolase, with amino-acid sequence MTNIIRIKNASFYAYHGALQEEQSMGGKFEADVDIYTDFSDAAVKDDLRLTINYHDVYKFIHQLVHEKKYYLIETLSLTIADELLKKYPNIKKIAVRVRKHSVPVGGVLDCVEAEVIKENGK; translated from the coding sequence ATGACAAATATAATTCGTATAAAGAACGCATCATTTTATGCATATCATGGTGCTTTGCAGGAAGAACAAAGTATGGGTGGTAAGTTCGAAGCCGATGTTGATATATATACTGATTTTTCAGATGCAGCTGTAAAAGATGACTTGAGACTGACTATCAATTACCATGATGTTTATAAATTTATTCACCAACTGGTTCATGAAAAAAAATATTATTTGATTGAAACACTTTCATTAACCATAGCAGACGAGTTATTAAAAAAATATCCGAATATTAAAAAAATTGCAGTTCGGGTTCGCAAACATAGCGTTCCTGTAGGTGGTGTACTCGATTGTGTTGAAGCAGAAGTGATAAAGGAAAATGGTAAATAA